From a single Calonectris borealis chromosome 19, bCalBor7.hap1.2, whole genome shotgun sequence genomic region:
- the SLC46A1 gene encoding proton-coupled folate transporter, which translates to MAASPPPPPQPPAAPPPPPARRCSPLPAAEPLLFLATLSLGLQGPLATQYLWDRLGAERGYSGPNASSPAGCGNGSAGDDPLRQEVEALVSRWNLYINLGGFFVGLFSVTLFGPWSDSVGRRPALVLPAVGMAVQAAIYLLVMYLQLHVACFLLGRVLSGLMGDYNLILASCFAYVADTSDKRSRTFRVAILEACLGIAGMLASIGGGQWRKAQGYINPFWLVLAASLAAALYAAFCLQESVKQRKPAKLFTLSHYKAVYRLYTAPEHLSSRRKLALYSLAFFLLVTVHFGTKDLFVLYELGSPLCWAADLIGYGSAASYLAYLSSLGGLRLLQLCLEDTWVAQIGLISNISGLVVISLATTTPLMFTGYGILFLSMAATPVIRAKLSKLVSEREQGALFASVACVEGLCSLVATGVFNSLYPASLHFMRGFPFLFGAIILLIPAAIIGWIEIWDSDHDYSHFSDASLSPANG; encoded by the exons atggccgcctcgccgccgccgccgccgcagccccctgccgccccgccgccgccccccgcccgccgctgctcgccgctgcccgccgccgagCCGCTCCTCTTCCTGGCCACGCTGTCCCTCGGCCTGCAGGGCCCGCTCGCCACCCAGTACCTCTGGGACCGGCTGGGGGCCGAGCGTGGCTACAGCGGCCCCAACGCCAGTAGCCCCGCCGGCTGCGGGAACGGCAGCGCTGGCGACGACCCCCTGCGGCAG GAGGTGGAAGCGCTGGTCTCCCGCTGGAACCTCTATATCAACCTGGGAGGTTTCTTCGTTGGTCTTTTCTCTGTGACTCTCTTCGGACCATGGAGCGACAGCGTGGGTCGCCGTCCGGCGCTCGTCCTGCCAGCAGTGGGTATGGCCGTGCAAGCGGCCATCTATCTTCTCGTCATGTACCTGCAGCTGCACGTGGCCTGCTTTCTCCTTGGACGCGTTTTGAGTGGCCTCATGGGAGACTACAACCTGATCCTGGCCAGCTGCTTCGCCTACGTGGCCGACACCAGCGACAAACGCTCACGGACATTTCGCGTCGCCATCCTCGAGGCGTGCCTCGGCATTGCGGGCATGCTGGCCAGCATCGGTGGCGGCCAGTGGCGCAAGGCTCAGGGGTACATCAACCCCTTTTGGCTCGTGCTTGCTGCCAGTCTTGCTGCCGCTCTCTACGCTGCTTTCTGTCTTCAGGAATCGGTGAAGCAGCGGAAACCAGCCAAGCTGTTCACACTCAGTCATTACAAGGCTGTTTACAGGCTGTACACAGCCCCAGAACACTTGAGCTCCAGGCGGAAGCTCGCTCTTTACtccctggctttttttcttcttgtcacgGTACATTTTGGAACCAAGGACCTCTTTGTTTTGTACGAGCTTGGCTCCCCTCTCTGCTGGGCTGCTGATCTCATTGGGTACGGCTCAGCCGCCAGTTACCTGGCTTACCTAAGTAGCCTGGGagggctgcggctgctgcagctctgccttgaAGACACCTGGGTGGCACAGATAGGCTTGATCTCCAATATTTCTGGACTGGTTGTGATTTCTCTCGCTACTACAACACCACTGATGTTTACAG GTTATGGGATTCTGTTCCTTTCCATGGCAGCCACTCcagtcatcagagccaagctctccAAGCTGGTCAGTGAGAGAGAACAGG GTGCTCTTTTTGCTTCTGTTGCCTGTGTGGAAGGGCTGTGTTCACTTGTGGCTACAGGAGTGTTCAACTCTCTCTACCCTGCCAGCTTGCACTTCATGAGGGGATTCCCATTTCTCTTCGGGGCTATAATTCTTCTTATTCCAGCAGCTATTATTGG gTGGATAGAAATCTGGGACTCAGACCATGACTACAGTCACTTCTCAGATGCTTCCCTGTCCCCTGCAAATGGCTGA